The sequence CCGGCGTCGTGCTGTGGATCGTGGCGACGCTCGTCGGGGGGATCAACAGCGTCAACCATTTCGTCGAGCAGTTGTTCGGCTACAAGTCCTTCAACCTCATCGGGTTCCGCGTGCTCCTCGTGACCATCCTGGCCGGGGTGGTCCTGACCTTGCTCGGGACCTTGGTCAACGTGATCATCGCCGCCGTGTTCAACCTGGTCAGTGACGTCGTCGGCGGGGTGCGGATCGCCGTCGTGGAGGAGAAATCCGAGCGCCAGCCGCTGGTGTAGCGTCGGCTCTCTGTCGGGGGCTATAGCTCAGCCGGTTAGAGCGCAGCACTGATAATGCTGAGGTCGCTGGTTCGATTCCAGCTAGCCCCACTCCCTGAGCCCCAGTCCCTGAAATCTCTCGTAGCGGGCTCGTTGGGCGGTCGCGATGAGTCGGGCCGCCTCGTAGCGTCTTCACCAGCATGCCGTACGCCGACGTCAACGGGCTCCACGTCTACTACGAGCAGCGCGGCGAGGGCCCGCCGCTCGTGCTGCTC is a genomic window of Acidimicrobiales bacterium containing:
- a CDS encoding DUF3566 domain-containing protein — translated: MVGRTVVKIDTRTVFVVSLLFYLCGLVVVLVAGVVLWIVATLVGGINSVNHFVEQLFGYKSFNLIGFRVLLVTILAGVVLTLLGTLVNVIIAAVFNLVSDVVGGVRIAVVEEKSERQPLV